In Methylomonas sp. MK1, the following are encoded in one genomic region:
- a CDS encoding NUDIX hydrolase — protein sequence MVWKPHVTVAAVIEKDGRFLLVEETTARGLAFNQPAGHLEEGEDLISAVKREVCEETAWQFEPEALIATQLWRRNPHMPSFVRFCFSGTVNNHNPEQPLDDGIIDTHWLSRNEIYAKRQQLRSPLVLTTVDEYLKGHRYPLTILQSFIDLE from the coding sequence ATGGTTTGGAAACCTCACGTCACCGTCGCCGCCGTGATTGAAAAAGACGGTCGCTTTCTGCTGGTTGAAGAGACAACGGCACGAGGCCTTGCGTTCAATCAACCCGCAGGTCATTTGGAAGAAGGTGAAGATTTAATCAGTGCCGTCAAACGCGAAGTTTGCGAGGAAACAGCTTGGCAATTTGAACCGGAGGCATTAATCGCCACACAACTATGGCGCAGAAATCCACATATGCCCAGTTTTGTTCGCTTCTGTTTTTCCGGCACGGTCAACAACCACAACCCAGAACAACCTCTCGATGACGGCATTATCGACACTCACTGGTTAAGCCGCAATGAAATTTACGCAAAACGCCAACAATTGCGCAGCCCTTTGGTTTTAACCACTGTGGACGAATACCTGAAAGGTCACCGTTACCCGCTTACCATCTTACAGTCTTTTATCGATTTAGAATGA
- the purB gene encoding adenylosuccinate lyase, with protein sequence MTLTAISPIDGRYAGKVDALRPIFSEYGLIRYRVKVEVRWLQALAAEAKIVEVPALSADAIAVLNGIVSNFSEADAQAVKDIEKTTNHDVKAVEYFLKEKIKGDAELHAVNEFIHFACTSEDINNLSYALMLKEGRGLMLAEIDATIDAIKQLALDSADQPMLSRTHGQSATPTTVGKEFANVVARIQRQREQLAKVELLGKINGAVGNYNAHSVAYPDVDWAQFAQNFVESLSLAFNPYTIQIEPHDYMAEFFHALSRFNTILLDFDRDVWGYISLGYFKQKTVAGEVGSSTMPHKVNPIDFENSEGNLGLANAIFGFLADKLPVSRWQRDLTDSTVLRNIGVGIAHTSIAIQSTLKGISKLEINPALIDQDLEQNWEVLAEPIQTVMRRYGVEKPYEKLKELTRGQRVTGDGMRAFVEKLDIPATAKAELLALTPHSYTGYAADLAKKIG encoded by the coding sequence ATGACACTCACCGCCATCTCCCCCATCGACGGCCGCTATGCCGGCAAAGTTGACGCTTTGCGCCCCATTTTCAGCGAATACGGTTTGATCCGCTATCGCGTAAAAGTAGAAGTACGCTGGCTGCAAGCGTTGGCCGCGGAAGCCAAGATCGTCGAAGTACCGGCTTTGTCGGCCGATGCAATTGCGGTATTGAACGGCATCGTCAGCAATTTCTCCGAAGCCGACGCCCAAGCCGTAAAAGACATCGAGAAGACCACCAACCATGACGTCAAGGCGGTCGAGTATTTTCTGAAAGAAAAGATCAAAGGCGACGCCGAATTGCATGCCGTCAACGAGTTCATTCACTTCGCCTGCACCTCGGAAGACATCAATAACCTGTCTTACGCCTTGATGCTGAAAGAAGGCCGCGGTTTGATGCTGGCCGAGATCGACGCCACGATAGATGCGATCAAGCAACTGGCCTTGGATAGCGCCGATCAGCCCATGCTGTCTCGCACTCACGGCCAATCGGCAACACCGACCACGGTCGGCAAGGAATTCGCTAACGTCGTCGCCCGCATACAACGCCAGCGCGAGCAATTGGCCAAGGTAGAGCTGCTGGGCAAGATCAACGGTGCGGTCGGCAATTACAATGCGCACAGCGTCGCCTATCCGGATGTTGATTGGGCGCAATTCGCGCAAAACTTCGTTGAGTCGCTGAGTTTGGCCTTCAACCCTTACACGATACAGATTGAACCTCATGATTACATGGCCGAGTTTTTCCACGCCCTGTCGCGCTTCAACACCATCCTGTTGGATTTCGACCGCGACGTCTGGGGCTATATCTCGCTGGGTTATTTCAAACAAAAAACCGTGGCCGGCGAAGTAGGTTCCTCGACGATGCCACACAAGGTCAACCCGATCGACTTCGAAAATTCCGAAGGCAATCTGGGATTGGCCAATGCGATTTTCGGCTTCCTGGCCGACAAACTGCCGGTATCGCGCTGGCAGCGCGATTTGACTGACTCCACCGTGTTGCGCAACATCGGCGTCGGCATCGCCCACACCAGCATCGCGATCCAGTCGACTTTGAAAGGCATTTCCAAACTGGAAATCAACCCTGCGTTGATCGATCAAGACCTGGAGCAAAACTGGGAAGTATTGGCCGAGCCGATTCAAACCGTGATGCGCCGTTACGGTGTCGAAAAGCCGTACGAAAAATTGAAAGAACTGACTCGTGGCCAGCGCGTCACCGGCGACGGCATGCGCGCTTTCGTCGAAAAGCTAGACATTCCAGCCACTGCCAAGGCCGAACTGCTGGCACTCACACCGCACAGCTACACCGGCTATGCGGCAGATTTAGCCAAGAAAATCGGCTAA
- the mnmA gene encoding tRNA 2-thiouridine(34) synthase MnmA: MSKHIIVGMSGGVDSSVTALILQEQGHKVTGLFMKNWEEDDGTEYCTAMEDLADAQQVCDKLGIELKTVNFAAEYWDDVFEVFLSEFKAGRTPNPDILCNKHVKFKAFLDYATEDLGAEYIATGHYARVDQHNGEFRLLKGLDPNKEQSYFLYAMGQKALSQTLFPIGHLHKPEIRALADKAGFANSRKKDSTGICFIGERKFKEFLQRYLPHQPGEMRTPEGQYIGKHHGLMYYTLGQRQGLGIGGVKDAPDEPWFVLEKDLDNNVLIVGQGHDHPLMLHNTLEAGQLDWCSNQPLTEPLRCAAKTRYRQPDQDCVVEPITGGIRVKVRFDEPQRAITPGQSVVFYAGEICLGGGIIESKYNR, encoded by the coding sequence ATGAGTAAACACATCATCGTCGGCATGTCCGGCGGCGTCGACTCGTCCGTCACTGCATTAATCCTGCAAGAACAAGGCCATAAGGTCACCGGTTTGTTCATGAAAAATTGGGAAGAAGACGACGGCACCGAATATTGCACGGCAATGGAAGACCTGGCCGACGCACAGCAGGTTTGCGACAAACTGGGCATAGAGCTGAAGACTGTCAACTTTGCCGCCGAATATTGGGACGACGTATTTGAAGTGTTTTTGTCGGAGTTTAAAGCCGGTCGGACCCCCAATCCCGACATCCTTTGTAACAAACACGTCAAATTTAAAGCCTTTTTGGACTATGCCACCGAAGATCTGGGCGCCGAATACATCGCCACCGGCCACTATGCCCGCGTCGATCAGCACAACGGCGAATTTAGATTATTAAAAGGATTAGACCCAAACAAGGAGCAAAGCTATTTTTTATATGCGATGGGCCAGAAAGCTCTATCGCAAACCCTGTTCCCGATCGGCCACCTGCACAAACCGGAAATTCGCGCGCTGGCCGATAAGGCCGGTTTTGCCAACAGTCGCAAGAAAGACAGCACTGGCATCTGCTTTATAGGCGAACGCAAGTTCAAGGAATTTCTGCAGCGCTACCTGCCCCACCAACCCGGCGAAATGCGCACCCCCGAAGGCCAATATATCGGCAAACACCACGGTCTGATGTACTACACCCTCGGCCAACGCCAAGGCTTGGGTATAGGCGGCGTCAAAGATGCCCCGGACGAACCCTGGTTCGTGCTGGAAAAAGACCTGGACAACAACGTGCTGATCGTCGGCCAAGGCCACGACCATCCGTTGATGCTGCACAACACGCTGGAAGCCGGACAATTGGACTGGTGTAGCAACCAACCCTTGACCGAACCGCTACGTTGCGCTGCCAAGACACGTTACCGCCAGCCCGATCAGGATTGCGTCGTCGAACCCATAACCGGCGGCATCCGTGTCAAAGTCCGCTTCGACGAACCGCAACGTGCAATAACGCCAGGCCAGTCGGTCGTATTTTATGCTGGCGAAATTTGCTTGGGTGGTGGCATCATCGAATCCAAATACAACCGATAA
- a CDS encoding nucleoside recognition domain-containing protein, giving the protein MLNFIWIFFFLSAFATAAFKLLVLGDTKVFSDLMNAMFSLAKTAFEISLGLSGVLALWLGIMKIGEHSGFIDLLTKALNPLFSRLMPEIPKDHPALGAMVMNIAANMLGLDNAATPMGIKAMQEMQTLNPHPERATDAQILFLVINTASVTLFPVTIFAYRAQLGAANPTDVFIPILIATYMSTFTGLLAVAVVQKINLLDKVVLSYLGGITLLVGGILAYFAGLDQAEMLKQSAVVSHVILFSLVISFIAAAAYKQLNAYELFVEGAKQGFQTAITIIPYLVAMLVAFGVFRASGSLELITDGVRLLVNYAGIDNRFIDGLPTALMKPFSGSGARAMMIDTMQTHGADSFAGRLASVVQGSTETTFYVLAVYFGAVNIKQIRHAAACGIIADIGGITAAIFVTYWFFG; this is encoded by the coding sequence TTGCTGAACTTCATCTGGATATTCTTCTTCCTGAGCGCATTCGCCACCGCCGCCTTCAAACTGCTGGTGCTGGGCGACACCAAGGTGTTTTCCGACTTGATGAATGCGATGTTCAGCCTGGCTAAGACCGCGTTCGAGATTTCGCTGGGACTGAGCGGCGTGCTGGCCTTGTGGCTGGGCATCATGAAAATCGGCGAGCATAGCGGCTTCATCGATTTGTTGACCAAGGCTCTCAATCCATTATTCAGCCGGCTGATGCCGGAGATCCCGAAGGATCATCCGGCGCTCGGTGCGATGGTGATGAACATCGCCGCCAACATGCTGGGGCTAGACAACGCGGCGACGCCGATGGGCATCAAGGCGATGCAGGAAATGCAGACCTTGAATCCGCATCCCGAACGCGCCACCGATGCGCAAATCTTGTTTCTGGTGATCAACACTGCCTCGGTGACGCTGTTTCCGGTGACGATCTTCGCTTATCGAGCACAGCTCGGCGCGGCGAACCCAACCGACGTGTTCATCCCGATATTGATTGCTACTTATATGTCAACGTTTACCGGCTTGCTGGCGGTCGCCGTCGTACAGAAGATCAATCTGCTGGACAAGGTGGTGTTGAGCTATCTCGGCGGCATTACTCTGCTGGTCGGCGGCATACTGGCTTATTTTGCCGGGCTCGATCAAGCCGAGATGTTGAAACAATCGGCCGTGGTCAGCCATGTGATTTTGTTCAGCTTGGTTATTTCCTTCATTGCCGCTGCCGCTTACAAACAGCTGAATGCTTACGAGTTGTTCGTCGAAGGCGCCAAACAGGGTTTTCAGACCGCGATCACCATAATTCCCTATCTGGTGGCGATGCTGGTGGCTTTCGGCGTATTCCGAGCCAGCGGCTCGTTGGAATTGATTACCGATGGCGTAAGGCTGTTGGTCAACTATGCCGGCATCGACAACCGCTTCATCGACGGCCTGCCGACCGCTTTGATGAAGCCGTTCAGCGGCAGCGGGGCGCGGGCGATGATGATAGACACCATGCAGACTCACGGCGCCGATTCATTCGCCGGCCGGCTGGCATCAGTGGTGCAAGGCAGCACCGAGACGACGTTTTATGTATTGGCGGTTTATTTCGGCGCTGTGAACATTAAACAGATACGCCACGCCGCCGCCTGTGGAATTATTGCCGACATCGGTGGCATAACTGCCGCTATTTTTGTGACTTACTGGTTTTTTGGTTAA
- the clpS gene encoding ATP-dependent Clp protease adapter ClpS, which translates to MSDFEPLKDGDGNTALQEAKPQLKRPPLYKVMLLNDDFTPMDFVVEILTDFFNMSQEKATQVMLQVHTQGVGVCGTYTKDVAETKVHIVNEYSREHHHPLMCTMEEA; encoded by the coding sequence ATGTCAGATTTTGAACCCTTGAAAGATGGCGACGGTAACACCGCGCTGCAAGAAGCCAAGCCGCAGCTGAAAAGACCGCCACTGTATAAGGTTATGTTGCTTAACGACGACTTTACGCCGATGGATTTTGTCGTCGAAATATTGACTGATTTTTTTAACATGAGCCAAGAGAAAGCCACTCAGGTGATGTTACAAGTGCATACACAGGGCGTCGGTGTTTGCGGTACCTATACTAAAGACGTTGCTGAAACGAAAGTACATATTGTTAATGAATATTCCCGCGAGCATCATCACCCGCTGATGTGCACGATGGAAGAGGCGTGA